GGTCGAGCTGAGCGCCTCCGAGATCGTCATCGACGACACCATCGATCTCGGTCAGGGCGACAAGATCGTGGTGGACGGCACCGTCACCTCGGGCGACAACCTGGAGGTCGACGAGTCACTGCTCACCGGCGAGGCCGACCCGGTGGTCAAGCAGCCCGGCGACCCGGTGATGTCCGGCAGCTTCGTGGTCGCCGGATCGGGGGCGTTCACCGCCACCCGGGTGGGCCGGGAGGCGTACGCCTCGCAGCTCGCCGAAGAGGCCAAGCGCTTCAGCCTGGTCAACTCCGAGCTGCGCAACGGCATCGACCGGATCCTGAAGTTCGTCACCTGGGCGATCATCCCGGCGGGCATCGCGCTGATCATCACGCAGTTCGTGGTGAACGACGACAACTTCTCCGAGGCGATCCGGCGCATGGTGGGCGGTCTCGTCCCCATGGTTCCCGAGGGCCTGGTGCTGCTGACCTCACTGGCCTTCGCGGTCGGCGTGGTCCGGCTGGGCAAGAAGCAGTGCCTCGTGCAGGAGTTGCCGGCGATCGAGGGGCTGGCCCGGGTGGACACGGTCTGCCTGGACAAGACGGGCACGCTCACCGAGGCGTCGATGGACGTCGACGAGGTCCTGCCGCTGCTGCCGGACGTGCCGGTCGAGGCGGTACTCGGCGCGCTCGGCGCCGCCGACGAGCGCCCCAACTCCAGCCTCCAGGCGATCATCGAGTCCTACCCCGCTCCCGGTGACTGGCGGCGCACCGCCACCGCGCCCTTCTCGTCCGCGCGGCGCTGGAGCGGCGCCTCCTTCGTCGAACCGTCCGGCACCGAGTCGGCGTGGCTGCTCGGCGCGCCGGACGCGATGCTGCCGGCCGGCCACTCGGTGCTCACCGCCGCCGACTCCTACGGGGCGCGGGGGCTGCGCGTGCTGCTCCTCGCGCGCTGTTCGCGGCAGCTGGACGCGCTCATGGACGACCCCGGGGCCGTGCCCGACGCGGTCACGGCCGCCGCGCTCGTCGTCATCAAGCAGCGGGTGCGCCAGGAGGCGCCGGCGACGCTCCAGTACTTCGCCGACCAGGGTGTGACGGCGAAGGTGATCTCGGGCGACAACGCCGTCTCGGTGGGCGCCGTCGCCTCCAGCCTGTCGCTGCCGGGAGCCGAGCGGCCGGTGGACGCCCGGTTCCTGCCCGAGGACCCGAAGGAACTGGCCGACGCCGTCGAGGAGAACTCCATCTTCGGGCGGGTCGGGCCGCAGCAGAAGCGGGACATGGTGGGCGCCCTCCAGTCGCGCGGCCACACCGTGGCGATGACCGGCGACGGCGTCAACGACGTCCTCGCGCTCAAGGACGCGGACATCGGCGTGGGGATGGGCTCGGGCAGCCCGGCCACCCGGGCGGTCGCGCAGATCGTCCTGCTGAACAACAACTTCTCCGCACTGCCCTCGGTGGTCGCGGAGGGGCGCCGGGTGATCGGCAACATCGAGCGGGTGGCCAACCTGTTCCTCACCAAGACCGTGTACTCGGTGGTGATGGCGCTGGTCGTCGTGCTGGCCCAGGTGCCCTACCCCTTCCTGCCGCGCCACATCACCCTGATCGGCTCCCTCACCATCGGCATCCCGGCGTTCTTCATCGCGCTCGCCCCCAACAAGGAGCGTGCCCGGGCCAACTTCGTCGGCCGTGTCCTCAGGTTCGCGATCCCGGCCGGCGTGCTGGCGGCCACCGCCACCTCGGTGGCCTACCTGGTCGCCCGGACCGTGTACGACGACAACCTGGACGCCGAGACCTCGGCGGCGACGCTCGCGCTGTTCCTCACCGCGTTGTGGGCCCTGGCCATCATCGCCCGTCCGTACACCTGGTGGCGGGTGGCGCTGGTGCTGACCATGGCGGTGAGCTTCGCGGTGGTGCTCGTGGTGCCGTGGCTCCAGGAGTTCTTCCAGCTGAAGCTGGTCGGTGTCGCCGCTCCGTGGACGGCGGTCGCCTGTGCGGCGGTCGCCGGACTGCTGCTGGAGGTGGTCTGGGCCCGCATGCGGCGCGGGCTCGACGCCGAGTGAGCGACCGGGCGGTCATCCCCCGTACCGCCCGGTGAGAGGAAGGGACGCCCGGCCCGTGCCGGGCGTCCCTTTCGTCTGTGCGTCCGTACGGCTCCCTGACGCAAGGGGCGTCACGATCCAGCCAAACCTCGGCACCGGTACCACCGGACGCGACGGCTCCGGAGCGCCCCGAGCCCCTGCGGCCGCGTCGGCCGCGGCGGGCCACAACATCGGCCGCCACCAGCGGAGTTCACATTTTTTACACAATCCACATGCGAGGTGACCGACGGGTAACCGGGGGGCCTGTTCCAAGCCCCGGAGCAATAGGAAACGGCGCACTATCCAAAGCCAGGGCAGAGACCTGACGAAAGTTGAGTGTTGGACTCAAAGAAGATCCGTATTATTCGACTGCAGGCAGGGGGGAGCCAGCTACGACGGATAAAATCCGCAGGTCACATTGGGCCGAGCCGCAGGCGGTGCCGCGCCGGCGACCACGACAGTGACATTCGCGACGCGCTCCCTCCCCCTCTGCCGCCCGGCCACCGGGCCGGGCGTATGGACTCGAGCGGAAGTGAGGTACTCACACAACCCAGGAACTCCTGACGAAGCAACCGGATCCGGAGGTGAGTGACATGGCGACGAGGGCCCTACCAGCGGTGAACCCGGCTGACCCGATCTTCGCGCAGTTTTCATGTCCACGGCACCCAAAAGATCCGGAGCATTTCGGCACGCAGACATCAGCACAACTTGACGCGGGGGTATCAAGAGGTCATGGATCTTCGGCTGATAGAACCGATATACAAGAGAATCGGCACCGCGGAGAACTCCCAAAAGGAAATACCCGCCGTCGGTCTCGAATTCGGAGTGCTCGGGCCGCTCGAAGTACAAATGAACGGCCGAGGTCTTACGGTGGGCGGTCCCAGGCAGCGGGCCGTACTCTCCGCCCTGCTTCTCTCGTTCAATCAGGTGGTGTCTTTTGATTCCCTGATAGAGAAGGTCTGGAACGGGCGTCCGCCGAGTACGGCGCGCACTCAGGTGGCCATTTGCATCGCCACTCTGCGCAAGATCTTCCGCACCGCGGGCTGGGACCAGGAAACCATCGTCACGGCCACGCCCGGCTACATGCTCAGCCTCGCCGGTCACTCGCTCGACTCGCTCCGTTTCGAGCAACTGGTCGCCCGGGCCACGGAGCTGACGGTGGAGAACCGCCCGGCTCCGGCGGCGGAGGCGCTGCGCCAGGCGCTGGCCCTGTGGCGCGGCCCCGCGCTCGGCGGCGTCTACGCGCCCTTCGCCGAGACCGAGGCGGCCCGCCTGGACGAACAGCGGATGCTGGCCGTGGAACAGCACATGGCGCTCCGCCTCCAACTCGGCGAACACCAGGCCGTGCTGGGCGAACTCCAGGCGCTGGTGGGCGCCTGCCCGCTGCGGGACCGGCTGCGCTACTACCTGATGCTCGCCCAGTACCGATCGGGCCGACGGGCGGAGGCGCTGTCGACATTCCGCGACGGAATGCGACACTCCATCGAAGAGATCGGTCTCGAACTGGGCACCGACCTCCAGACACTGCACGACTCGATCCTCCGGGACGAATTCCCGCAGCTCGATGTCCCCGGCATAGCGGCGCCGCAAAGAGAGGTCCGGCAGACCGTTCCGAGTCAGCTTCCGGAAAGCGACGCCTACTTCATCGGGCGTAGTCGGGAGCAGTGGCTGATGGATGATGTGCTGCTCGACGGATCCGCACAGAATCCACCCCCCATCGCCTACATCACCGGAAGTCCCGGAATCGGAAAGACCAGCCTCGCTGTCAACTGGGCGCACCGCACGGCACACAGATTCCCGGACGGGCAGCTCTTCGCCGACCTCCGGGAGGGCGACACGCTGACCGTGCTCCACCAGTTCCTGCGCCAGCTGGGAGCCGAGGGCCCGCTGCCCGCCGAGCCCGCGGACGCGGCCGAGCGGTACCGCGGGATGCTGGAGGGCCGACGCGTCCTGATCGTGCTCGACCACGCCTCGTCGTACGCCCAGGTGCGTCATCTGCTGCCCACGAGCGGCGGGTGCTGCGTCCTGATCACCGGCCGGGCCAACCTGGACGAGCTGATGCAGAAGTACCGCGCCCTGCGGCTGCGCGTCGCGCCGCTGTCGGACGACGAGTCCCGGGAGACGCTCACCAGCGTGCTGCGGGACGCCAGGGCGGAGGACTCCCCCGAGGCGACCAGCCGCCTCGCCGCGCTGTGCGGGCACACCCCGCTGGCGCTGCGGGCCGCCGCGGCCCGGCTGCTCACCAAGACGCACTGGCGGGTCCTCGATCTGGTCCGCCGGCTGGAGCGCTCGGGCGACCGGCTGGCGGAACTCAGCATCGGTGACGACTCGTTGCGCGCCCGGCTGGACCGCAGCATGCGGGACCTGGATCCCAGGGTGGCCGCCGCCTACCGGGAGTTGAGCCGCCTCGACGACTCGGAGTTCGAGGCCGCGGAGGCGGCGAAGGTGCTCGGCACGGACCTGCTGGAGGCCGAGGATCTGATCGAGACCCTGGTCGACGCCCAGCTCGTGGAGGCGGTGGGCCGCAGCGCCTGGGGCGAGATGCGCTACCGGTGGCAGGAGTTGGTGCGGCTGCACGCCTTCCACTCCCTGGTGGCCGCCACCCCGTGCGGGGTGGGCACCGACTGATCCGGCCACGACTACGGCCCGTACGCCCCTGCCGGGGTCGTACGGGCCGTCGCGTCGTGCGGGGGCGTCAGTTGCCGGCGCTCATCGCCTCCACGAGGCTCCTGGGCCGCATGTCCGTCCAGTTCTTCTCCACGTACTCCAGGCACGCCTCCCGGTCGGACTCGCCGAAGGCGACCGTCCATCCGGCGGGCACGTCCACGAACGACGGCCACAGCGAGTGCTGCCCCTCGTCATTGACCAGCACGAGGTAGCGGCCGTCTGCGTCTTCGAACGGATTGGTCACTTCGCATTCCTTCCGGGAGCGTCGGGCAAAGACTCTGCGCGGGTTGCGGACCCTGCCGACCACCGTCAAGGTACGGGGACCGTTTTTCCTTCCGATATCGATCCGTTTTTCCGCGGGCCGGCGCGGGTCGCGCAGGGCCCGCTCAGCGACCGTGGTCGACGACCTCCGGGTCGTGCCGGGCCGCCGTGTCGAGCCGGGGGCCGTGGCTGCGCAGCCGCTCGTCGAGGAAGGCCGCCACCAGCTCACGGGTGATCCGCTGGGCGTCCGCCGCGCCGAGCGTGACCTCGGGGCCCGCCGCGCCGGTCCGCTCCAGGAGCGGCGCGTAGTCGGTGAAGGACAGGTGGCCCGCGCCGCGCACCGAGAGCCAGCGGCGCGGCCCGGACAGGTCCTTCCAGGCCCGCTCCCAGGTGGGGTCGGCGCCCGGACGGCCGTGCCCGCCCGCGCCGAGCAGCAGGAACGGCCGGTCCACCGGGCTCTTCCCGGCGGTGTGCACGGTGCCGTCCAGGTTGGCGGCGGCGGCGAAGCCGGCATCGGTGCGCAGCGCCTCGAAGGCCGCGGCGCCGCCCACGGAGTGGCCCACCACCGCCACCCGCGACGGGTCCAGCGGCCCCAGCCCCGCGGTGCCGGGCGACCGGAGCAGGCGCTCGCGCAGGAAGCGGAGGTCGGCGGCGCGGACGGCGGCCACCCGGGCGCCCTCCGGGCGTCGTTCGCAGGCCAGGCAGCCGGTCACGCGGCCGTCGGGGTGGCTGATGGCCGGGGCCTCGTAGGCGTGGTCGACGGCGGCGACGGCGTAGCCCCGGCTGGCCAGTTCCTCGGCGAGCCCGGTCAGCGAGGTGCGGGGCAGCGTGAAGCCCGGTGACAGCAGGACGAGGGGCAGGCCGCGCGGGGGCGCGGGCAGCGGCGGCGGGGCCAGGCGCGCGTGGACGCGGGTGCGGCTGAGCAGGTCGGCGGGCACGCCCTTCACCCGGTGGAAGCGCAGGATCAGCTCCGACTCCCGCGCGGTGACGTAGGAGGCGTGCGGCGCCCGGGAGGGCAGCGCGGGGTACCAGAGCGACACCGTCAGCTCGCGGTGCCGGTCCGGGTTCCAGGGGTCGCGCCGGGAGGTGTCGCTCAGCTGTGCCGTGCGCAGGCCGACCGGCAGGGCGCCGGTCGGCGCGGGGAGGGCGGGCAGGGCGGTGGGCGCGGCGCGCGCCACCTTGGGGGCCGGGGCGGCGGCCGCGCTCCGGCCGCCCGCGTAGGAGGGTGCGACGGCCAGCAGCAGCGCGGCCGCGAGGGCGGCGCATCGACGCGCCGGACGGCCGGACCGGGTCACCTTCGTCATCCGCGCTCACTTCGTCGGAAGCAGGAACACCGATGACGTTAGGAGCGGAAAAGGCGAGGTGAAAGCGGGGACGGCGGATTCATGACCTTGGTCGGCAGAAGTCTGTGCGATCTCCGTGGGCCGAACGGTGATACGCCTGGACCTTGGTCATTCGCTTCGCCGCTTTCCCCTTTCCTACGGCAGGGGTTCTTTCGGCAGGGCCCTCACATGTAGATCGTCACGAGGCTCGTGTCGCGCACACCGGTGACGTTCTTCGGGCCGTACTCCGACTCGGTCGGGTCGAAGTCGAACTCGACGTACGCCTCGCCCGAGAAGTGGGGGCAGGCCAGGTAGCTGGTGCTGGACGCGGTTCCGGACGCGGTCTCCCAGGTGATGTTCCAGGCCACGCAGGCGGAGTCACCGCCGGTGAAGGGGCCGCCGGGCTTGAGGTCCTCGACGTGGCCGGTCACGCGTACGCCGTCGTCGCCGACGCAGACGGTGATCTCGCCCCGGCCGAAGTCCTCGGTCCCGCTGTCCGTCACACAGCCGGGCGCCGCGTTCTGGCCGGGCGTGGCGGAGGCCGCCGTCGATGGGAGCAGGGCGGCCGCGCCGATCGCCGCGGTGAGAGCCGTGGCACGCAGGATTCCGCGCATGGTCGTGTCCTTCCGTCGGTGGTTCCGGTCCGTGCGTGGTGCCGTCCGTACGGTGGTCCGTGGTTCCCTCCAGGCCTCAGGGCCGGGGTGTGTCCGGCTCGCGGATGCGGGCCCGGCCCGCCACGCCGAAGCGCAGGGC
The Streptomyces sp. NBC_01723 genome window above contains:
- a CDS encoding alpha/beta hydrolase; amino-acid sequence: MTKVTRSGRPARRCAALAAALLLAVAPSYAGGRSAAAAPAPKVARAAPTALPALPAPTGALPVGLRTAQLSDTSRRDPWNPDRHRELTVSLWYPALPSRAPHASYVTARESELILRFHRVKGVPADLLSRTRVHARLAPPPLPAPPRGLPLVLLSPGFTLPRTSLTGLAEELASRGYAVAAVDHAYEAPAISHPDGRVTGCLACERRPEGARVAAVRAADLRFLRERLLRSPGTAGLGPLDPSRVAVVGHSVGGAAAFEALRTDAGFAAAANLDGTVHTAGKSPVDRPFLLLGAGGHGRPGADPTWERAWKDLSGPRRWLSVRGAGHLSFTDYAPLLERTGAAGPEVTLGAADAQRITRELVAAFLDERLRSHGPRLDTAARHDPEVVDHGR
- a CDS encoding MbtH family protein — translated: MTNPFEDADGRYLVLVNDEGQHSLWPSFVDVPAGWTVAFGESDREACLEYVEKNWTDMRPRSLVEAMSAGN
- a CDS encoding AfsR/SARP family transcriptional regulator, which produces MDLRLIEPIYKRIGTAENSQKEIPAVGLEFGVLGPLEVQMNGRGLTVGGPRQRAVLSALLLSFNQVVSFDSLIEKVWNGRPPSTARTQVAICIATLRKIFRTAGWDQETIVTATPGYMLSLAGHSLDSLRFEQLVARATELTVENRPAPAAEALRQALALWRGPALGGVYAPFAETEAARLDEQRMLAVEQHMALRLQLGEHQAVLGELQALVGACPLRDRLRYYLMLAQYRSGRRAEALSTFRDGMRHSIEEIGLELGTDLQTLHDSILRDEFPQLDVPGIAAPQREVRQTVPSQLPESDAYFIGRSREQWLMDDVLLDGSAQNPPPIAYITGSPGIGKTSLAVNWAHRTAHRFPDGQLFADLREGDTLTVLHQFLRQLGAEGPLPAEPADAAERYRGMLEGRRVLIVLDHASSYAQVRHLLPTSGGCCVLITGRANLDELMQKYRALRLRVAPLSDDESRETLTSVLRDARAEDSPEATSRLAALCGHTPLALRAAAARLLTKTHWRVLDLVRRLERSGDRLAELSIGDDSLRARLDRSMRDLDPRVAAAYRELSRLDDSEFEAAEAAKVLGTDLLEAEDLIETLVDAQLVEAVGRSAWGEMRYRWQELVRLHAFHSLVAATPCGVGTD
- a CDS encoding HAD-IC family P-type ATPase → MKNQLDEPGGTTRVGGRGGLSAAEVAERVAAGQVNDVPARSSRSIGEIVRGNLFTRINAIIGVLFVIVMIVGPVQDGLFGGVILANTLIGIIQEVRAKRTLDQLAIVGESRPRVWRDGQRVELSASEIVIDDTIDLGQGDKIVVDGTVTSGDNLEVDESLLTGEADPVVKQPGDPVMSGSFVVAGSGAFTATRVGREAYASQLAEEAKRFSLVNSELRNGIDRILKFVTWAIIPAGIALIITQFVVNDDNFSEAIRRMVGGLVPMVPEGLVLLTSLAFAVGVVRLGKKQCLVQELPAIEGLARVDTVCLDKTGTLTEASMDVDEVLPLLPDVPVEAVLGALGAADERPNSSLQAIIESYPAPGDWRRTATAPFSSARRWSGASFVEPSGTESAWLLGAPDAMLPAGHSVLTAADSYGARGLRVLLLARCSRQLDALMDDPGAVPDAVTAAALVVIKQRVRQEAPATLQYFADQGVTAKVISGDNAVSVGAVASSLSLPGAERPVDARFLPEDPKELADAVEENSIFGRVGPQQKRDMVGALQSRGHTVAMTGDGVNDVLALKDADIGVGMGSGSPATRAVAQIVLLNNNFSALPSVVAEGRRVIGNIERVANLFLTKTVYSVVMALVVVLAQVPYPFLPRHITLIGSLTIGIPAFFIALAPNKERARANFVGRVLRFAIPAGVLAATATSVAYLVARTVYDDNLDAETSAATLALFLTALWALAIIARPYTWWRVALVLTMAVSFAVVLVVPWLQEFFQLKLVGVAAPWTAVACAAVAGLLLEVVWARMRRGLDAE